The Corynebacterium suranareeae genome window below encodes:
- a CDS encoding PadR family transcriptional regulator, which yields MSIKHALLVLMLDEPTSASQLQTKFEETMGIWQLNIGQVTQTIQRLQRDGLVETAGTTISSNGRTVDTFQPTDLGREHATQWFESPVTVTLSERDELVTKIAIAESRGLNLIPLLDIQRNTVMAELRTLNKSSRDLAETRNTQRLLVEKRIFELEAQARWLDRIEALEQ from the coding sequence ATGTCCATAAAACATGCACTCTTGGTGCTCATGCTCGACGAACCAACTTCGGCAAGTCAGCTGCAAACCAAGTTTGAAGAAACAATGGGGATTTGGCAGCTCAACATCGGCCAAGTCACCCAAACCATCCAACGCCTGCAACGCGACGGTCTGGTGGAAACCGCAGGCACCACCATCAGTTCCAACGGCCGCACCGTCGACACTTTCCAGCCCACCGATTTAGGTCGCGAACACGCCACACAGTGGTTCGAAAGTCCCGTCACGGTCACACTGTCTGAACGCGATGAATTAGTCACCAAAATCGCCATCGCTGAATCACGTGGCCTCAATTTGATTCCACTTTTAGACATTCAACGCAACACAGTCATGGCGGAACTACGCACACTCAACAAATCCAGCCGCGATCTCGCCGAAACCAGAAACACCCAGCGGCTCCTCGTCGAAAAGCGAATCTTCGAACTAGAAGCCCAGGCACGTTGGCTAGACCGAATTGAAGCATTGGAGCAGTAA
- a CDS encoding ABC transporter ATP-binding protein, which translates to MTNTPFPLELQNISCTFGEGPRRVSALNNVSLAINPGELVAIMGPSGSGKSTLLNVAGLLQRATSGHVLIDGASASDLNAKRAAETRRRHIGVIFQNYNLIPTLTVGENVGLPLELDGIIDREAVAIALREVGLEGFDNRFPEEISGGQAQRVAIARALIGPRKILLADEPTGALDTSTGDAVLRVLRQRVDSGAAGLLVTHEPRFAAWADRTIMLRDGEIQ; encoded by the coding sequence ATGACAAACACGCCTTTCCCCCTTGAACTTCAAAACATCTCCTGCACCTTCGGAGAAGGCCCACGTCGCGTCTCCGCGCTCAACAACGTCTCGCTGGCCATCAACCCCGGCGAACTCGTTGCCATCATGGGCCCGTCCGGCTCAGGCAAATCCACCTTGCTCAACGTCGCCGGCCTCCTGCAGCGCGCAACTTCTGGCCATGTGCTTATCGACGGTGCCAGCGCCTCAGACCTCAACGCCAAACGCGCAGCTGAAACCAGGCGTCGCCACATCGGAGTTATTTTCCAAAACTACAACCTCATCCCCACCCTCACCGTCGGAGAAAACGTCGGCCTTCCCCTAGAACTCGACGGCATCATCGACCGCGAAGCAGTAGCAATCGCGCTGCGCGAAGTCGGGTTAGAAGGCTTCGACAACCGCTTCCCCGAAGAGATCTCCGGCGGCCAAGCCCAGCGCGTCGCCATCGCCAGAGCTCTTATTGGGCCCCGAAAAATATTGCTTGCCGACGAACCCACCGGCGCCCTCGACACCTCCACCGGCGACGCCGTCCTCCGAGTACTTCGACAACGCGTAGATTCCGGAGCCGCAGGATTATTAGTAACCCACGAACCCCGCTTCGCCGCGTGGGCCGACCGAACAATCATGCTTAGGGACGGTGAAATCCAGTGA